AATTTGAAAGCCAGGTATGGTTTGCAAAAGGGGTTGACCGCTGGTAACTATTCGTGAACCAGCCAATGAAGCAAAATTGGGAATGTGGCATACACAAATTCAGGGCAACTCATGAACTATTTAAGACAAAGTTCTTCTGGCACGAGTATACTGAGGTTATAGCATCGATCTGGGGAAAGAACAGTAAAAATTAGTTAGACCGGCATTTGAAGCTTTATTTGCCAGAAATCCAGACATGAAACAGCCCGTTCCTGGCTCCTTGTCATTACAGTGTTTGCAGGTATGTGCCCAGCCGCAGCAATTGCTTTGTTGGTACCAGAACTGCTACTCCTAtaaccaaaccaaaataactggaAGAAACCATCAGCTTGAAACCGGTGTGGCAGCGGCACCGGAGAACCTCCTTGCAATCACAATCCTCAAACCTACTCAAGTAAAAGAAAAGTATCCATTAGTTTGCGAAACAGTACAGGTCCTACATGCTCAGATCAAACTACTCATACGACATTATGGTATGCAGGCAACTAAATCCCTTGGGGCCTACTGGGAACGCATGATTCTACAATGGACACTAAATATTTCGGTGCCTATGTATATCTACAAATAAGGTTTATGGTTGACATATCAGAAGTTTGATACGCAAGTAACCCATGGGTACAAGCAATTTTGTACTGTCAAAATGGCATGACCTTGATCCAAGTGATTGGCATGAGATCAGAAACCCCACTGGTGCAAACATTGTGCTGTTAAAATCCTGGCTGACACCGCTGGCTATAGATATGGAAACTCTAGCCCACCGATAGGGCAGAGTATGACTCCATTTGTTTTCCATGGTTCAGTGGGTAATAGTATTGATCAAAGTGGGCAATTGGACAAGGTATACATGAAGAAAGTGTGAATAGTTTGtccgtgcgtgcgtgtgtgcaccACTTTGTGTTGCTATTTACTGTAACATACAGCGACTTCTACACGTGTTGCACTTCCCTGGGGCGCAAAGACTATTTCGCATAGCCGGAAAGGTCCATGAGTAGAAGTGCATCTTTTGACTAGGGAGGAAGACATTTGATCTGGTTTCAGCCTGGAACTATCAATGACAGCATCTATGTATCTGCATATCTCCTCTAGCACCACATAACAATATTAAAAACAAGGTCACACACACATACTACCAGAGCAGTCATCAAGTATGTATGAAAAATGCAGCCATCTAGACTAAAGACCTCAATACAGGGAATGGCACAGCATCTCCATCTATTAATAAAGAGTACACCGGATACGCATCAATCTGTTATCTCGCAGAAGCGGAGCCGTGTCAAGATCATCTAAACATGTGAAGTGTGCCACAAacagagatcatatggatctcactTCACATCACTCCCCCTCTCCCACTTTTTGGATCATCGAATCGAATAATGAAATTCAAAATGCAGAAGCTAACAAGCCAAGGGGCGCGGCGTCGGTGTTCACCGGGATCCATGAGCTCAGGTCTGGCGGCGGAGGCGCTTCCGGAGCTTGCGGAGCTTGTGCTTGTTCATCTTGCGCTTGCGCTTCTTCTTGACGCTGTCCGCCCACACCTCCGGCTCCTTGGCCTCCCCTCCGTCCTCCCGCGCGTCGCGGCCGCCCGGTCCTCCTCTCGGGACGTCGACGAGGGACGGGTATGTGTGCACTGCAGGGTGGAAGGCGAAGAGGAGGTCACGGAGCTTCGGGTCCGGGAGCGGAGGCgccggcggcggtggctgcgggtGGAGGTGCGGCGTCAGCAGGTGGGGGAGGAGCGGGACGGGGGCCGGCGGCGGGTTGCAGAGGGGGAGTGGGAGGCGCAGGCGCAGGAGCAGCctgcgggccggggcggcggcggccatggatgGGAGATCCGCGGAGGGGTGGAGGCGGCTTGGATGCGAGGGTTTGGAATGACCGGTCGGTTTGGGCCGGAGCCGGTGCGGCTAAGCCGAGCTTCCCACCCCACACTGGGACCGAACCCGAGCTCAGTCCTTCGGCCGTCAACTCAACGGGCCAGATCAGTTTtcttttttagtttaacacaatacAATACACACACAATCAAAGCACCCACGCACACCTTATCGTTATGAGCACCGTACAAATATTAAGCCGCCACAACATTTTGATGTTGGCCAAGTCACCACATGTGTCTCATAGTCGACGTAAatatctcctcccactgaatgacCAGCTATATCAAGTCTAGAATTTGAACCCGTTTCATGACAAAGAACCAAACTGTCTGTGCTATGCTCAGTTCACGTGCGCTTGGTTCGGGTAATCATGTGAAATCGTAATGGCCTCATTTCGCATCAAAAGTCCTTTCTTGTGTTTGGCCCACCTAACTTGACGAAGCAGAACCCACTCGTTATCTGAAACGGCATATTCGCTAGATATGCGGAATGAAGTCGTATCTTCAAATCGGCAGAACGGCTCATTCTCACCCCCAAACCCTTTCCTTCTCAGCACCGTCACCCATCATCTATGTCCCTTCTGGATCTGAGACGCTGGCATACAGTCCCACGTCTCTTCCTATATCGTGTATGGTGACGGGTGCTACGTCTtaaacgtatctctaattttttattATTAAATACTATTATATTAAATTTTAGCCTTtgctttcctttccctctcccaAGGCGACTTGGGAAAGCAAGAAAATGACTTAGCTATTTTTATGCCTCGGCGTTTGATGATACAGTATAAACCCGCGAAAAGTTGAGAATCGGTTGCGAAGACAGCACGGTCCGAGCTGGCTTGGCCGCAGTGGGAAAATGGCGCAATGAAGATGATGGGGGATGAGTCCACCTGACCCGGCTATTAATGGCTGACTCGCGCGATGCTCCATGGATAAACATGCTTTGTAGCGAGTCGGGTTGTCCCATGAGATTGTTCCGCCGTACGCGGGGCTCCTTAATTCTGACCTTTGCTGTCGGCTCCTCCAGGCATGGTTCCTCCATGGCCGGCTCTCCTGGCTCCTCCAGGACCGGCTCTCATGGCTCCTCTAGGGCCAGCTTCTCCATGGCCGGTTCCTCTGGCTCCTCCGGGGCTGCCTCCTCTGGCTCCTCCACGGCCGGCTTCTCCATGGCCGGTTCCTTTGGCTCCTCCAGGACCGGCTCCTCCTGGGCCAGCTTCTGCATGGCCGGTTCCTCTGGCTCCTCCATGGCCGGTTCCTCTAGCTCCTCAAGGGCCGGCTCCTCTGGCTCCTCCAGGGTCGGCTTCTCCATGGCCAGTTCCTCTGGCTCCTCCAGGGCCGGCTCCTCTGGCTTTTCCAGGACCGGCTCTCCTGGCTCCCCCAGGGCCGACTTCTCCATGGCCTGTTCCTATGGCTCCTCCAGGGGCGACCCCTCTGATGAAGCCTACGAAGATGTTAATTTTGCTGAAGGGGACCCGGAATCCTGACTCCGGTGAGTCGATCTCGGGACCCCAAGTCGAGTTGTCAATGTAGATCTTTTCGCGCTGGCTCTTTCTCATCCAACTGATCACGAGCTTCTCGATCTCCCGAAGGGCTCCACCAAGAAGACAACACCCTTGTGCACGGGCCCCACGGTGGACACCAAGTATCATGGGGTTAACACGACAAGTGTCCTCATAGGAGAACTTAGTTGTGAGGCCATAGTTGTAAGGTGAAACCTTGGATGGGGTTGATCGGAAACGAGATAcgcgagtttacccaggttcggccccctTTGTTGAGggtaaaaacctactcctgctaGTTTTGCTTATTGTGTAtgatgatctcgattacaagggtgATGTTTCGCTACCTATGTATCGAGAGCTTGGAGCCTATCCCCTTGGACGACCTAGGAACCCCCTTTATATAATAGTCGGGTTCCTGGGGTTACAAGAGATTCCCGGTTCTACCCACAATCGGTGTCCTACTCTAAGTCCTCTAGGTCATTCGTGTCTTCCAAGTTGGGGGTCTCCGTCCTGTATTTGGACTCCTTGACGGAACATCGCCTAGGTCCAGGTCCTTGAGGCCTGGTTCTATAGCAGGTCGGGTCCTACAGCAGGCCAGATCCTTCTTCAAGCCGGGTCATATATAGCAGGCCGGGTTCTTCAAGGACCTCGCCTAGTCTAGGTCCTTGAGGGATCTACTGGCTTCTCTTTGTCTTATTGGCCTACCCGGTTGGGTATTCCCCCTTCGGTATGCACATTACATTGGGTGATATGAAATTGCCGAAATGACGTCATTTTTTAACAAACAGAACATTACCAAATTTTTCCAGGTCATCTACGGAGCAACTTCCTGGATCTATACGTAGTCGTTACTCGGCCATGCGGAAGCCAATGAGCATATGGCTTATGTGTGCAATCGTTGCGAGACGGTAGTAGAGGATAcctacaaccggtttggatggcggtccaaTAATAGGATATGTGTATGGGCATCTAGTCTTATTTGTGCCGGTTGTGGCCTTgtgtatttttttatttcttttcgaGACTTTGTAACGCACTACGTACCCGTTGGAGACTTTTTTTTTATCCGGTTGGAGACTTTTTTTAATAATATGGTTGAATGCATCTTTCTGTTGTTGCAGAGGCCGGGGACAATTCTCCTTTTTTTTAAAGAATTATCGTACAGAAATTAACCTTACTCAGAAATATTAGTCACAATTGTGCGTCTAATGAAAATTAGATATTCTAAAAATATTACTCGTGATATTAATCTGTGGCTTGTTTTTTTTTCCCTAAGACCACTCTCCTTGAACCTCAATGAAGAAACATACACGTTGCATGAATGTGGCGCTAAAAGCAGAGATGGGCGGCTCATCAAGAGTAGGAAATAAAGGCGTACGCCAGTCTCCGTGATATGGTCACATTGCTATATCAGAATTTTCGAAGATAAACGAGTTTGGCTAAATGTCGGGACACTCATGGAGAAAGACATACTTGATTCGAAGGAACTGGCGCAACCTGAAATTATAGGATCATTGCGTGTATTCCACATTGGTTACAGGAGTAGCTCACGACAACACTCATGTTTAGCTCAATGAGattaatttttaaagtttcaaTAAGTATTCATTTGCGCTAGCGCAATTTAATAACATGTGTGTCGTGCAATGGCTGATCCCATCATCTTAAGCTTTACCACGTTCGAACGTGTTGTCATCAGGTTTACATCCATGACCACGTCGGCAGGATAGGAAGGAGGATCAATACGACGACACATGTGAGACCTGTGTTAAAACAAAGGGCATGCACCTATTTGGAAGGAGTCCTGAGCCATGCAGAGCCCAGAAGCAGCTTAATTTCCTTAGTCCTCCCGTGACCTCCTCCCCTCGTGCGGCGGCGCCGCGCCGCACCGGGGCCTCCCCGCCGaccctccctctcctccccgccgggcctccctctcctcccgctgccgctgccgagggcATCGCAGGCTAAGCCTgcgggccgcagcggcggcggcggcaatctTCCTCGGCCTACGATCGGATCTGGGTGGCGGCGACCCACTCCGGCCGATTCAAGGGCGGTGGCGCAGGCCGGTGGCGACCAGGGTTGTCGTGCTGGTGGTGGTGACGAAGAGATCACGTCGGCGGCTATGGTGTCCGATCTGGATCCCTTTCGGATTTGGATGGTGTCCTCGAGCCGTCGTGCGCATCCTTTTGTTCCGGCACGGCAAGCGGCCTCTGGACTAGGCACGCGACACGAGGACGTCGGGGCTCCGACCCTGTGCGTGGAGGTGGTGGCcatcttcttcgccggaggtggtcgGCTAGATGGTTGTGGATTCTCGCATCCAGTCCCGGAGTAGAGTGGGGAGACGAGGCTGCCAGTGAAAACCGTGCTATGACTCGGGtcatggcgggcgatggcggcgttttcgCGTCGTTATCTTGTTGAAGACATCGCCTCTGAAGCTTCTATCGACTTGCTTGCGCTGCTCTAGGTGAAAACCTAGATCCGAAGTTTCCGGATCGGACAATGGCGGTGCTTTGGGCGTCGTTTTCCCTCATGGGGGCATCGTTTTTTGAGCAGCGGCTGGATGCAagaccagaggacggattctttggtggagcggtgcggcatctcactcattgatggcggcgggtctcggcggcatggcgctgtggtgaCTCTGCGTCtaatgcgcggagatggactcgcgcaggagggtgacgcggtctggcatcgtggtggcgtcgacgacagtAGATCgagcaaggtagatgcagcagtacagctctgaagatggattggtggcaggtggctgcggcggcctcagacccggtaggcgtcctggttgaggagtgcgccagaCTGGTAGGTGACCCATactcggcaggcgtcctggttgggacctcaggtcttagatgttaggtttggctgcgaggtctttTTGGtactaggcccagactatcagcatcccttcatcacttggataggagtagcgatacttttgttgcctagacggtggcttcagtcttactgttgtataactttgtaaggtcttgtgtgaataattaataaagtggctgcatgcatcgtccagatgcagaggccgggggtccttcCATTTCTAAAAAAATGCTTATTACACTAGGTCCATATGATATTTTTTTTTCCGTTGCAACACACGAGCATGTTTGCTAATCAACTCTAAAGTGTCCACGGTCCTATTATGTTCTAGATAAATTAGTGGTAAAAAGATCGCACGATGTTAGATGCTATATTAAATTGCACGATGTTAGCTACTAGCCATGCTTTCCCCTCGCCCCCCTCGTgtcgcccccgcgggcgacccAGGGGGAACCCTAGCCATCGTCCTCTCGGCCCTCCTCCCGCCTCCACCTCTCCTCGCCGCTGTCTGCAGCGCCGCCATGTATAGCTTGGCtggctgggcggcggcggggcgtctctCCCCCTTGTCTGTCGCGGCTGGCGCAGGACTACCGGATCGGGCAGGGAGCCGGACTAGCGTGGGGTTGGGTGGCGCGGCGGGTTGGTTTCTTGACGATGTCGTgcgcggcgtggcggcggcggcggcctgctcgCGGCATGGTGACGGCTGCGTGATAGGCAAGATCGGTGGTCGCAGGCGCTGCCGGGTTCAGATCGGATCCAATTGTAGGTCTTGGGCTTGAACACCGTCAGCCGCCGCGGGGGTGGTGGTCGTCGTCGTTGACCACACCGGATCGCTGGATTCGGCGCGTGGAGATCTACGATGGATTCTTCTCGATTCTCCTTGATGGTGGGTTGAGCCCCATGTCTCTCTCATCTCTGCAGGTTTCGGTTCGTGGTTCATTGCCAGATCCGGAGCTAACGGAGGTTTGGTGGTATATGATGGGGACCGGAGGAAATTTTGATCGGCTTGTTCGGTCCGGCGTCGGCGACGTCTCTCGACGTACGTTATTACCCTCCGTGGAGGCGATGTTGAGGTCTCTCCTATCCACCTCCGAACCCCTCCCGGACAAAAGTCCAAAATTCAGTCTGGATTGGGCGGCAACGGCCACCTTCATGTCGTACCCTCCATCGAGGCGCCGTCTTGGGAGATTCTGTTGTTCGGCGGACAGATGCTGTGGGTGATGGACTCCGCGTAGCTCCAGCAGCGGTGACGGTGTGGAGTTGCCAGGAGGTGCGGCGTTGTTTCTACCGCGTCGATGACGACGAGTATTGGCGGCATGGTGCAGCTGGATATCGATGACAGATGCAGCTGGATGGACGAGCACGAGCGCAGGGTGGTGGcactgtctggcgtcatggtggcgtcgacagCTGACCTGACAAGGTCTTTGCGTCGATACCTGCTGTGAAGATGGTTAGGTGGATGACAGCTGCTGTAGCCTCGGTGAGTGTGCCGGACCGGTGTGTGACCCATTGCCGGTATGTGGCTGGGATGGGGCAACCGGCATTAGATGTTAGGTTTtgatgcgatgtctgtttggtattaggctcggacattcggcacccctgcatcaaggggataggagtagctgGGATGCAAAGGCCGGGGGCAATCCTCATTTTGTAACAAAaaaatgatgcagaggccggggtaatcCTCATTTTGTAACAAAATGGCTGCATGCAAAGGCCGGGGGTAATCCTCATTTTGTAACAAAAAAAGATGCTATATTATGTATATCAAATTTTGTTTCAGTACCAAAAAGATGTTGTGCTTCAAAATAATCTCACTTGAAAACGGCATCCAACTAAAAAAAACTGTAAATTTTATACTCAAATCCGGTGAGGGACTACACCAAACTTCTTGCTTCGCCTTATTTTAATTTGAATCGAGCTTCCAGTCTCTTTTGAATTTCGGTCATCGGGGCAATTGGAGGTTGGGGTCGGAGCCACACATGTGCGTCGGTCCGTGTAAGAGGATGGTACATCACGCTCTCGGTCTCGCCATCGTCGAACCTATACCTCAACATCCAATATTGGAAAACGAAGTAGGCGCATCCACCATCCATAGATAGCTGGCAGGAGTCCATGGCGAAGCTGGTTGGGTAGCCAAGGAACAAGACACGATCACCCAAGCTACGGGTGTCCATCGTCACCCAACGCATATTCTCACCACCGGCTTCTTCTTCCAGCGCTTGCACCATCACCCACATATCCGGATACGAGCCACCACTGATTCCAATGTACCAGTCAATATCAGCATGGACGGATACCCATAGCAGCTTGCCATTCGACTGAAGGACGTAGTTCTCAACGTGAACACGCTTGAATCTGGCGATCGGGTCACACCTCACGGAGCAGCCGAGTCCCTCCTGCGTTACCACACACCAAGAGCTCATGCCCATGTCCAGCAGGACCTTGCCTCCGTGATACGCTGCGCAAGATTCGCGATCATCTCCGGCCTTGGGGTTCATTTTCATGACCGTCCGTGCCGCGTCACCGGGGCGCAGAACGGCTGCCGTGAAAACGGACCTCCATGTGTACGATGAACTGTACAGAAAGACGGTGCCATCGCCGTAGACGATGCCGTGAACATTCTCCATTGACCGCCTGATTTCCTCATCATCAAGCTCCGGGAGGGGACGCAATGGAGTGACCGCTCCTGTGTAAAGGTCGACGAGTCTAGGTTCGGGACCCATGACGAAAATAGACGCGTTCATGCCGTCTGCCCTGCCAACCCAGTTCCTGCTCTTCCTCCTACCGCCGTAGGACGATGTGCCCGGCAGCGGCGCCTCTAGGTCGAAGTCGCGGTCGCTCAATGTTTTGCAAGGAGAGGCCAAGTTTACGGCGGTGCAGTGGATGATGCGGTTGTTGTTGGAAAGCCCGAGGATCCACGGCGACGCTGCAGGGGAGCGCTGCGCCGCGGTGGCGCGCCATGGCTTGCAGACGGCGTGGAAGCGGACGAAGTCAATAACGTCGTGCAGACGGCCGGAGATGTCTAGGAGGAGGTCGCGCGTGAGGTCGGCCCACGGGCTGGGCTCCGGCGTCATGCCGGCGGTGGGTGGGGACTCAGGCGTCGAATCAAAACGACGGAAAGAGATCAATCAAGCTAGGCGCAACGCGTACATGGATCTAGGCGTGTCTCGATCGTGCACGAGCTCTAAACCTTACCGTGTATAAGGAATTGAGATTTAACTCATAGACGCATCCGGACACTCGGCGCCCAGAACCAAACCGGGTCGGATACGAGTCAAAGCTTATGTTCCTCTGTTTTATCTACCCCGCCTTTTTTTTTGAGCGGGCGTTTatatttaataaattaatttacaAGGGTTACATGAAGTTTAAAATAAAAGTTGGCAACTTAATAAAAACTACTCCGTCTATAATAAGGAGTAGAAAGGATGAGCGCGCTTTGCTACTTCTTGATGTTGTTGGATTTTCATAAAAAAatttactccctctgtttcaaaatgTAAGGTGTTAGTTTATCTAAAATATAAGCCTCTTTAAGTTCGATCAAGTTTATAGAGAAATATATCAATATCCATAATATCGAATTGGTATCATTAgattcatgatgaaatgaaattttatattttatttatttagaaTTGTGGATGCTCGATATTTTTGGCTCCGAACTGAGCAAGTTAAATAAATTTGTCTTTTAAAGAAAACACccttatatcaaatataccttatGTTTTGGAACTAAGTGAGTATTTGGTTTGGCGAGGGGGGGAGATGATGGAgtgtattttttattttatttataatgtGGTGTTTTGGTGGGCTTTTCGCGGTATGATTCTGCGTTAGCTGCTAATCAACCCATACCTATGTGAGGATATTTTGCGCCGGTGTATGCATGTACTATTTTGGTGCTACAAAACCACATGTTGACGCTTTTTTCTCTAGGTGATGGGAGGGTGCGCGGGATTGATATGTTTTGATAGGCTGGTTGCTCCTGGTTGATTTTAAAAATTGTTGATCTGGTCAAAATCATGAACCTAATAAAAAATTGAGTACCTCAATcaataaaaaaaactaaaattaaTTAGCACGGTGAACTAAAAGAATTGAACGAGAGAGCTTCTTGAGAAATTGTTGATCCAGTCAAAATCGGATAACCCAATTCCAAATTTGAGACCTCAATCGATTGTGAGGCCTTAAAAATTAGGGAGCGTAATGCATTTACTAGAAGTGTAGGGCGCGCTTTGCCGCTGCCAAGACCTTGAACAACTCTGAAAATTGCATTGGCATGTAACGACATCTCTCTATGAAAAAATGACCATCTAGTTGATATACCATGCACAAAAATTGATCATTTAATTGATATTGCAGCAACAAGTTCATAAAAAGTGATCATTTAACAGCCATTCACGTCAACAAGTGCACAAAAACTGACCATCTAGCTGGTATTCACAAAAACAAGTACAGATGCAAGGATCGCATCCGCATCTCACAAAACAACACTCTTGTCAAACATACCGTAGGCTAATCTCCACGACAACACGACACAACGATGACCATCACAGATAGAAATCAAATTTATTTAGCTCTATGATAGCCCCAAAACACACTTATGCTTCTCTTCTGCTAACCGGTGAATGGAATAGCTCTGCTAATTGATTTATAAAGGGAAAAAATGGTTTGCTACTAAATGAACCTGAAATAGTTTTATTAACTTGCATGTCGTTGCCGTTTTCTTTTCTCTTGGTGGGTCGCTATTTGCTACTACCTCCAATCCATAATAAGTGTCACAGTTTTGAACTAACTGCGACATTTATTTTGTATCGGAGGAAGTAGCTAAGTTTTGAAGAACTGTTATTTTTGTGGACGATGTCTTGTTGGGCCAGGCATGATGATTCTGAACGATGtcgttttcccttttctttttctgaaaGGTCTGGTTGGGAGGGGAAAGCATTCCTGAAGCTTGAACTTGATAACAGTTTGTTCAAGTATCTTCACATATACCACAATAGCTTGTAAATTTCTTCATATTTGATGTCCCAGAGGATGCTGTGGATTCATCTCAGCATTTCATCCACTGTAAGCTTGAAGAATTGCAATATCTTTTAGCATGCTCGTAAAGAAAGAGTGAGCTTCAGGAAGCAATAAAGGTTCCTATTactcagaagaagaagaaaaattagcCATGAAGTAAAAGGCCACACGAGTAAACGTATCAATAatgtgcaattgctttggcaagtCAAATTAACAGGACTAGCTTTACATTATTGCTCTCAACTAATACAAAATATTGGTACAATGGTGCCTACATGATCAATTACCACAACAGGAAAAATGAATGAAATAAAGTCAACTATATTTTGGAAATTTTGTATATAGAACTACAAAAATCACACCATGTACACTTTCGTCAGTAAGAGTTCCTTCATAAATCAATGGTCTTGGTAATCAGCATAGGATCTTTGTCCAAAAATCAGCATAGGGTTGACTCAAAAATAGCACATGTTATACAAATACAATAGAATGCAAGCACCCTgattcaggggggggggggggggttgtgtgaGTTGTTAGGAAGCAATACATGGCGGATACAAGAATACAATACAATGCATGAGAAAAACAAACAGCTCAAAATGCACCTGAACTTTTTGGGTATTCTTCATATGATTTATTCCCATATGATGGTTTCAAATTAGAAATATATAAATAGCAATGAAGCATGGCGTTGTCAGTTAAATGTTGGTTGCTCAAGTCGATTCTGAAAAACCTGGTTACCCTGCACTACGAATGAAACCAATAACTACACTAAATATCAATATGAAGTGTTACTCTTATGAGCTTATCTTCCTTGGATTCCCTATTACAGGAAGCTTCACTTTCCTATTACAGGAAACCCCCGCCCCCGCATCGCCAACCCTTGGCGACATGGGGGGAAACCGCGCCGCGAcctcttcctcccgccgccgcctgagctcacgCCGGCGAAGCCCGGACTATGGGTTGTGATGACGGCGGCGGGGTCTTCTTCCCTCACGCGCGGTGGCGTCCTCTCATGGCGGTGGCGACATGGACTTTAGTGACCTAGTGGCGCGGTGCCGCGGGACCCTGCGGTGGACATGGCGGCGACGACAACGGCGGCGCGGCCTTCACGCGAGGGAGGCGCCCCTGTGCCGGCAGCCGGAATCACGGATCTCGCCGGGCCTAGATGGGCTTGGGCGGGCCGATGGGTCTGGTATGCGGCGGCAGGCTGGCGTGGTGGGCCTGACAAAGCTAGCTGCTTTGGCACTGTGGTGGTGCCACGGCCggtcaggcggcggcggctggatccTTTTGGTCTAGTCTCTGGCAGAGAAGGCAACGGTCCGTGCACAAGAGTTCTTTGAACAGATCTGGGTGAAACCTGCTCTTGGCCAGATGCCAAGGCTGGTGATGGCGTCGCTCTAcggtgtcgttcccttcttgaaggcatcaccaTGGAGAAGTTCTAGACCactatctgctacctccgggggaaaccctagatcaataGATCAGAAGAAGGTGGCGCGCttgtgtcgtttcccccttgggagtgtcattcttggaggtgtacacgGACTCGAGGGATCAGTGGACGACATCTTTGGTgaagcggtgcttcatcctacacattgatggcgaTGGATCTCGATGGCATGGTGCCCTGGAGATTAGGCGTCTGATGTGCGAAGATGGACTCATGCAGATGggtgacgctgtctggcgtcgtggtggtgtcgatggcagagaggcctgacaCGGTTGGTGCATCAGTTTCTGCTTTGTAGATGGATCGATGGAAGACGGTGGTGACGGGCCTTCCAGTGTGCGCATGTGGTACCCACTGTGAGTGTGCTGGACCGGCGTGTGACCCAGTCCGGGTATGTGCCTAGGACggggcatccggctttagatgttaggctttggtgcgatttctgtttggtattaggcttggACATTTGGCACCCCTTTATCAAGGGGATAGAAGTAGCAACAGATGTTGCCAAAATGGTGGCTTCAGGCATactgatgtactactttgtaagttctttgagaataattaataatatggttgcatgcatcgcccaaatgcagaggccgggtgtatatcctccttttcaaaaaaaaaaaatcttccATGGATTGCCCTAGCTTCAAGCTAGCTAGGCTCCAAGTAATCCTGCAATGCAAACTCTATCAAAGAATCAAAAATCTTTGGACAAATTTATGATTCATAGGTGGTCTGCATATGAGAAAATTCCGAGAAGTGCTACAAATTTATGCGTAC
This window of the Triticum aestivum cultivar Chinese Spring chromosome 5D, IWGSC CS RefSeq v2.1, whole genome shotgun sequence genome carries:
- the LOC123122665 gene encoding leiomodin-2 gives rise to the protein MAAAAPARRLLLRLRLPLPLCNPPPAPVPLLPHLLTPHLHPQPPPPAPPLPDPKLRDLLFAFHPAVHTYPSLVDVPRGGPGGRDAREDGGEAKEPEVWADSVKKKRKRKMNKHKLRKLRKRLRRQT